Proteins found in one Candidatus Poribacteria bacterium genomic segment:
- a CDS encoding GTP-binding protein has protein sequence MLNNQVPVTVLTGFLGSGKTTLLNRILTENHGKRIAVIENEFGEIGVDNDLVIGAEEEIFEMNNGCICCTVRGDLIRILGNLMKRRDKFDYIMVETTGLADPGPVAQTFFMDTEMQEKLQLDSVTTLVDAKHIWQHIDDSDEAREQIAFADVILLNKIDLVTEEELEQLEARIRSMNAAAKIYRTKDAVVEMDKILNVGGFDLDRAMEVDPQFMEPEYPFEWAGVYDLSAGTHELVLQEGPDPAMKVALVPVNASTDEALEDAVEPVVMVFSDDEYELSAGGTLQPSGQLIALNLTADELRFDVQIERPGAYALFTEHHPDEFQAQLFGSGTLVKPAVEREFKPDHEHDDEVTSVGITTPGDLDPDRLNDWISDLLRTKGIDIFRMKGILSIKGQPNRFVFQGVHMLFDGRPDRPWGGEPRYNSLIFIGRNLDRAELTEGFEACLA, from the coding sequence ATGCTAAACAATCAAGTCCCCGTCACCGTGTTGACGGGCTTTTTGGGGTCTGGTAAAACCACGCTTCTCAACCGCATTCTCACCGAAAACCATGGCAAACGTATCGCCGTCATCGAAAACGAGTTCGGCGAGATCGGTGTCGATAATGATTTGGTCATCGGTGCCGAAGAAGAGATCTTTGAGATGAACAACGGTTGCATCTGCTGCACGGTGCGCGGTGATCTCATCCGTATTTTGGGGAATCTGATGAAGCGTCGCGATAAGTTCGACTACATCATGGTCGAAACCACAGGGCTTGCGGACCCCGGGCCCGTTGCTCAGACGTTCTTTATGGACACCGAAATGCAGGAGAAACTGCAACTGGATTCCGTCACGACGCTGGTTGATGCCAAACACATCTGGCAGCACATCGATGACAGCGATGAGGCGCGTGAACAGATTGCCTTTGCCGATGTCATTTTGTTGAACAAGATTGACCTTGTAACCGAGGAAGAGTTAGAGCAACTGGAAGCCAGAATTCGCAGCATGAACGCTGCAGCGAAGATTTATCGAACGAAAGACGCCGTGGTTGAAATGGACAAGATTCTCAATGTTGGTGGATTCGATCTTGACCGGGCGATGGAGGTTGACCCACAGTTTATGGAACCGGAGTATCCGTTTGAATGGGCTGGTGTTTATGACCTTTCGGCAGGCACGCATGAACTGGTTCTCCAAGAAGGTCCTGACCCGGCGATGAAAGTCGCGTTGGTGCCCGTAAATGCGTCAACCGATGAAGCTTTGGAGGACGCTGTTGAGCCAGTCGTTATGGTTTTCTCCGATGATGAGTATGAACTTTCGGCGGGTGGCACCCTTCAACCGAGTGGGCAACTCATTGCGTTAAATCTCACAGCGGACGAATTACGTTTCGACGTGCAGATCGAACGCCCGGGGGCTTACGCGCTGTTTACCGAGCATCACCCCGATGAATTTCAAGCACAACTCTTTGGCAGCGGCACCCTTGTCAAGCCAGCTGTCGAACGCGAATTTAAGCCAGACCATGAACATGATGACGAAGTCACATCGGTCGGCATCACAACCCCCGGTGACCTCGACCCCGACCGGCTGAACGATTGGATTAGCGATCTGCTTCGGACAAAAGGTATCGACATTTTCCGCATGAAAGGTATTCTGAGCATCAAGGGGCAGCCAAACCGATTCGTCTTCCAAGGTGTTCATATGCTCTTCGATGGCCGCCCCGACCGCCCGTGGGGTGGTGAACCGCGCTACAATAGCCTCATCTTCATCGGGCGCAACCTCGACCGGGCCGAATTGACTGAGGGGTTTGAAGCATGTCTCGCTTGA
- a CDS encoding (2Fe-2S) ferredoxin domain-containing protein — MRADGIESPPKLASRRRVLVHILVCKGCCCGVTEKRKPSVPVEWLKQEWRNRRLSASITLTISEGCLGPCDLANVICITSPHGVVWLGQIKLHRHYARLVDWAEAMARTDALLPLPAAFDSHRFDRFRSPSFGVEKK; from the coding sequence ATGAGAGCAGATGGAATCGAATCGCCGCCCAAACTGGCATCAAGGCGGCGTGTCTTAGTGCATATACTCGTCTGTAAGGGTTGTTGTTGTGGCGTGACAGAGAAACGGAAACCATCTGTACCGGTCGAGTGGCTCAAACAGGAGTGGCGGAACAGGCGGCTGTCGGCTTCAATAACATTGACAATCAGCGAAGGCTGTCTCGGTCCGTGCGATCTCGCAAATGTCATCTGTATCACATCACCGCACGGTGTTGTGTGGTTAGGACAGATAAAACTCCATCGACACTATGCGCGACTCGTGGATTGGGCGGAAGCCATGGCGCGAACAGATGCACTACTTCCGTTGCCTGCAGCCTTTGATAGTCACCGTTTTGATCGGTTTCGATCTCCCTCGTTCGGGGTTGAAAAAAAATAA